CGGGTGGTTCCCGGTAGATCGGTAACGATGGCGCGATCGCTCTGACTCCAAGCATTGAGTAAACTCGATTTTCCCACATTGGGGCGACCGACAATCGTCACCTTTAATCCACTGCGCAGCAGTTCACCCTGATTAGCCGTGGCTAAAATATCCGTTAATTGGTCTAATACTTGGTTGATTGCACGGATGATGTATGATTCATCCAAAGGGGGGAGATCGTCTTCAAAATCAATCCTTGCTTCAATTTCTGCTAACAGATCTACACAAGTTTTGCGTAGCTGACGAATGGGAGAAGCCAACTTTCCTTGAATTCCGGCTAAGGCTAATTCCGCGGCTTGGGGCGATCGCGCCCCCACCAAATCTGAGATACTTTCCGCTTGAGTTAAATCAATACGTCCATTGAGAAATGCTCTCAGGGTGAATTCGCCCGGTTGCGCCAGTCGAGCGCCTTGCTCTAAGCAAAGTGTCAGCACCTGTTGCACCACCATGATGCCCCCATGACAGTGAAATTCCACCACATCTTCGCGGGTGTAGGAACGGGGTGCTTTCATAATCATCAATAAGGCTTCATCCACCGTTGAACCCGTTTGCGGATCGCAGATATAACCATAAAGGATACGATGGCTCTTCCAAGGCTGATTTCCAGGAGCATCAAAGAGCAATTGAGCCATCTCTAATGCTTGGCTTCCCGATAGTCGAACAATTCCCACACTACCTGTTTGTGGCACAATAGCAGTGGCGATCGCGGCGATCGTCTCTCTTTCTGGGGGATGATTCATCTTTAGATTCCCTTGAGAAAACGCTTACTTGAACTCGCCAATTATAAAGTTACCAAAAAACGAATAGAATGTGGCATTGAATTTACGCTGCCAGAACCGAACACGTATGTAGAATCTCCAGTCACCATTTAAATCTTTGTAACTTCAACCCATTTCCACATCTTAGGCTAAGGGTTCGTCATCGTCCATTTGTACATCTAAATTAGCCGCTAAAACTTCTGCCATCATCACTTCTAGAGCAGCCGTGTTTAAAGAACTAACCGGTTGGTTTTGCAGTGGATTAGAGAGAGGAATTAACCGCAGGATACGATTCTCTTGAACTAAATCAAAATAGGTTTCTTGGTCGTCAGATTGTTTCAATTCTAAATAATCAAAGCTTTCAATATTTAGATATAAGGTATGATTCGCCAGGATAGTCGATCGCAGTGGATCGGTAAACACTTCTTGGATATACGCTTCCCCAGTAGCTTGGGTTTGTTGATCGAATAGTTCAACATAACGGACACGATGGAGATCCCCAATCACTTTCTGAATATCCTGTGGATTCACAACGATCCCTCTGTTGAGAATACAAGGAGCAGGTAACCGTGTATTGCCAGGTAATTGATCGTAACTCATGGGAAAAACTCTCTAATTTCAAAAGAGGACGACAAGACTACTGACGATTTGACATCCCAAGACTGCACCCTAAGATAGAATGGCCTATTAAAGTAGCCTATGAGACAATTCTATCCTAACTCTTTGGCCGATACTTGCCAGATTCTACGGATTTTTTGATCGAATTAGAAGTATCGATCGCGTAAGTAAAACGGCAGTCATCTAGTCGCCGTGTTTCTGATGACACTCACCTCTGAACAGAGGGAAAATGCAGATCAACGACCAAGAAAACAGAGTAGATGTCTATTGGCAGATTAACATAGAGCATGGGGGGAGTGGCAATGATATGGATCTGGCGAATCGGTGGAGCAATTGCTTTTTATACGAGTATACCGATTCCTCGCTCTTGGCCCTTAGAGTTTTCCGGAATAGCCAGGTTTGCGACTTTAGTAGGAATGCTGATCGGGACAATATTAGGGGTGATGAATTGGTGTTTATGGTCTGTAGGAATGCCCAATTTTACCCGCAGTTCCGTAATCATTGCCCTCTGGGTTGCCATCACTGGGGGATTACACTTAGATGGAGCGATGGATACGGCTGATGGTTTAAGTGTCATGGATCGCGATCGCCGTTTAGAGGTGATGAGCGATAGTGTGACGGGGGCATTTGGAGCGATATCCGCCATCCTGATTCTATTACTGAAAACGGCGGCTATGAGTTCCTTAGACCCCCAACACCTGTGGATGGCGATCGCCATTCCTGCATGGGGAAGAGCCGGACAACTTTGGGCAATTTGGCGCTATCCCTATCTCAAACCGACGGGAAAAGGAGCCTTTCATAAAGCAGCGATTCAATCCTACAAAGATGTTTTACCGTCCTTGATTCTGCTCATTGCTCTGAGTGGTGTACAAGCAGCGCTCAATCCCCAACAGAGCATCGAGATTCTCAGCTTAACATTAGGATGGGCGGCGATCGCCGGGGGAAGCGCATGGTGGTTCAATCATCAACTCGGAGGACATACCGGAGATACCTATGGTGCAGTCGTGGAATGGACAGAAGCATGGAGTTTAGTTTGGGCGATTTTGATAGGCAATGGGTAATATAGCGCGCAGTGCTATATCTCCGCGTCCCCGCGTCAGCCGGTAGCGCTATACTGGGCAAGGTGTTGGAGTGAATCGTCGAATCTATGCCCTATCCTGTCCCCCCTGAATTGCCGCCAGTTGTTCATACTATTCCTCATCAGAGCATCAGTGCCACCGAGCCAACTGAAGGGATAGATTGGGTTGCTCCTGCACCAATGGCTATTGTAGAAAGTCCTGTATTGCTTCCCCCAACCCCCCTAAAACAAGAGGTGCAGCAGGAGCAAGTCTTCCTTGAAAAGAGGAATGTTCCCCAAGCCGACAGGAAAGAGGGATCGAGTGGACTCGACAAGAGCGAACAATGCTGTACTTTAGAGACTGTATATAGTCCTGAACCCATTTCAGCTCCAGAAGGCGCTGTGGTTCAACCCGAACAGTTGAGTTGGGTCGGTGGAGAGACGCTATCACCCATTTCCCCTCCGGAACTCTCTTCTCCAGAAGATGAACGCTTAGTTGCCAGTACGGAGGCTTCAGCGTTAGGAGGTCGGTTATCGGTAAGTTGGGAGGAGAAGGTTGCACCGGTTGCCGATGCTTATGGAGTTAGCGATCTGAGTCTGGAGCCAACAGTTGAGCCAGAATTACCCCTGATTGAACGTCACTCCCCATGGCAAACTACACCAGTTTCTGAGGCAATTGAAGAAGCCTTATCGGAAAAACGGGAAGCGATCGCCCAAACTCCTGCATTGGATGCTCTTCCTGCTTCCGAGATCTCACCCCTGAATGACGATCGTCCCTCACGATCGACCGATGAACCCGAGTCTAGCTCAGAAACGTCCATCCCGATTGAATCAGCCGAACCGGAAGAGGTTGAGATTCCGATCGCTCCTCCAGGACAAGACGCGGTAATTGAATTAACCGCCGATCGCCAGGAATTTGATGATGAACGGCAAATTTTCACGGCTGAGGGCAATGTGGAAATGCTCTTGGATGATGCGATTTTGCGATCGGATAAGCTACAGGTTAACCTGATTAACCGCTTGGCTCTGGCAGTGGGCAATGTATCTTTAGTCAGTGGCGAACAAATTTTATTAGGCTCTCGCTTTCTCTATAACTTTGTACAAGGGACGGGAACCATTCAAGAGGCCAGGGGTGTAGTCTATATTCCCACCGCTGGAACGGATTTCGATTTTACGGACGATAATCCCGATTCCCAACTTCTTCCTCCAGGAGAAAGAATTCTCCTCGATCAACCCCCTACGGATGTCACAGATGCTGGAGGTGTGATTATTAACGTTGGAGGTGGAGGGAGCGCTGCGACTACCAGCGTACAACAAGGGGGACAGGTCCGACGGGTGCGGTTTGAGGCGGAACAGTTGGATTTTACGCCCGAAGGTTGGCAAGCTACAAATATTCGGTTTACGAACGATCCCTTTTCCCCCCCAGAGTTAGAGGTACGAGCCGATCGCGCTCAATTAACGCGCATTTCTCCCCTAGAGGATGAAGTATTAATGACTCGCCCCCGGTTGGTGTTCGATCAGCGGGTGGGGGTTCCCCTGTTGCGAGATCGCCTGATTCTTAGTCGGGAAGAGCGCGATCCGGCGATCGCCACTTTAGGGTTTGATAACCGCGATCGTGGAGGCTTGTTTATTGAACGCAGTTTTGAAGTCATTGAAACTCGCCGGTTTTCCCTGCGTTTAGCTCCCCAATTCTTGGTTCAACGCGCTTTAGGATTCTCAAGTGATAACCGAGATGCAGACAGTGTATCCGAGGAAGAGCTGCAAACCGATTCTTTCTGGAGTTGGATCGGTTTAAGAGCGTCTTTGGATGCCAGATTAACCCCTCAAACCACATTCCAAGCCAATGTCAATTTAGCAGGATTCAATAATACGGGTGATACAGCCAGAGCGAATGTGCAATTACAACACCGGATTGCCAATCATACCTTGAGTGCTGAATATACCTATCGCAACCGATTTTATAATGGCTCTCTAGGGTTTCAAACGGTCGATCGCAGTGTGGGAGTTGTGTTTGCTTCTCCCATTCTTTATATTGCCGATACGGGAATTGCCGTAAATTATCAAGCCAGTTTCCAAAATATCTATGCACCGACTGATCGCCTAGACTTATTAGATCCGTCAGATTTAAGTGATGATCGAGTGTCCTTAAATCGGACTCAAATGAGTGCCACTGTGCGTCGCCCCTTTTCCCTTTGGAAGGGGGAACCTTTACCTCCTACTCCCACAGAGGGACTCAAATATACTCCTAAACCCGTCGTTCCTTATGTGCAATTTTTAGCTGGATTGACCGGAACAGCCGGATTTTATAGCAATGGCGAGAGTCAATCTTATTTACAGGGGTTAATGGGATTTCAAGGGCAATTTGGCCATTTCTCCCGCTCCTGGTTAGATTACACTGGATTTAGTATACTCTATTCCCAATTTATCCCCACTGGAGAATCCCCCTTTCAGTTTGACCGAGTAGCGGATGTGCGGGTTCTACAACTCGAACTCAATCAACAACTTTATGGTCCGATTCGCATCGCTGCCCGTGCTGGGTTTAATCTAGATACAGGAAACACCATTAGTACCGATTATATGGTTGAATATAGTCGTCGCACCTATGGCTTGACTTTTCGCTATAATCCAGATTTGGGTTTAGCAGCTCTTGGATTTCGCTTAGGTGATTTTAATTGGAGCGGAGTGAGTCAGTCTTTTTCCAGTCCGAATATTCGCCAAGCTACTCCAACCGTGATTCAATCTTTTTAATTTTAATTCCCTATTCCCCATTCTCCCATGATCGCATCAGCAAACCCATGGATTATTTTTCTGGAGAGCGTATCGGTTGGGCGAAGTGTCTCCGAAATGCGATCGCTCTCCTATGTTCCGGCTTTGCTGATTTACTATAGCTTTGATTTAGATCGCTATCGCGTGGAAGACTGTATACAGCATTGGCTCGATCGGTTTAGGGGCGATTGGCTACGGTTGGCGATCGTAGAAGCTTTGTATCAAGGCAGATATAAAATAATTTCGATTGAGCAAATTTTGAATCTTTGGGCTAGACGGGGACAACCCATCTGTCACTTTAATCATGAGTTTGAGAAAATTGTCTGCAGTAAATTACCAGAAGAGTTACTGCCTTTAGACTATCTCAATCTCACTCTGGAAATGCGCCCTTCTGTTCCTGAGTTACTCCCCCAAGTTGAAGAGCAAGAGGAGCGGTTTCTCGATCGAGTTTCTGATGAGAGTGGACTAGAACAGAATTTACCTACATTGACTGATTCAATTATTGAAGAAGTTGATGTTGAAGAAGAAGAAAAAAGCATGAATTCAGAGTCTGAAGATCCAGCGATCGCCCTTGAGTTAGACTCTGATGGGGTGAATGGGCGATCCGATCAACTCCCCATTGATCGATTTGCGCCTCGTTTACCCACTTCTGAGTTTTATTTGAAACTTCAAGCCTTTGCTCAGGACTCTCCCAGTTGATAAGGAAATAGGGAATTATTATGGGAATACCCCTCTTCTGTCAAACTGGGAAAACACTTGTCTGGACTGAATTCTAGAACTCTTGCAGTATCGGGGATTACGACAGTTTTTCCTAAAGAAACTCAAAAATCCAGTCATATCAGTAAATGTCTCTCTCTATAGGGGATACAGCGATCGCTGTATTCTCTATCCCCTAGTCCGAAGCACTAGCACTATACTACCATTGTGGATTTTTCGCCAACAGCGCCGTTGCCCCTGAAGCATCTATCGGGCGCGATAACCAATACCCTTGACCATAATCACAACTAAGCCTTTGAAGCAACTCAAACTGATCTCCCGTTTCAATTCCTTCCGCTACCACTGTCAACCCTAATTTATGGGCTAAAATAATGATCGTTTCAATAATTTCCCAACTCTCATGATCTAGAGCCGTTCTCTCCAAAAACGACTTATCAATTTTCAAGGTATTCACTGGTAAATTATGTAACCGTGCCAATGAAGAATAACCTGTCCCAAAATCATCAATACTCAACTGAATTCCCGCTTCTCTAAGAGTTTTCAGTAAGTCCAGAGCTATATCTTCATTTTCCATCAATCCACTTTCAGTAATTTCCAACTTCAAATAACGATGATCTAAATCCATTTCATCCAGTAAGGTCTGGATCTGACTCACGAGCTGGGGATTATGTAACTGCAAACTCGATAAATTCACCACCATGGTCACATCCAGACCATGGGGAAACTTATTTTGCCACTCTCGCAACTGATAACAGGCTGCTTTTAAAATCCAATCTCCTAAAGCCAGAATCAATCCTGTTTCCTCAGCTAGAGGAATAAAATCGACCGGGGAAACCATGCCACGGGTAGGATGATACCAGCGCACTAAGGCTTCAAATCCACTAATTCGACCGGTACTAAAACAAACAATAGGTTGATAATAGAGACGAAAATCGCTTTGAGCTTCCAATTCCGATCCCCATTGCTCCGAAGCATAAGAAAAATGTGCAGGAGAACAATTAGAATTGTTGATCGAACCCGACCAATTTTCCTGTTGTCGCCTAGCGCGATTAATCGCTCGTCGTAGATCGAGTTCGAGTTCTAATCTTTGAATTTCTGCATGGTGGAGATTTTGGTCAAAAATAGCATAATGATTTCCCTCTTTAACCTTCGCTTGGTACATGGCAATTTCAGCATCCCTGAGCATACTTTCTGCCTGAGAATAGATATTAACTGAAACTTGTTCAAAATCAGAATGAACGGCGGATAAAGCGATTCCGATAAAAGCGGTCATTGCTGATAAATTTTCTTCGAGTAAACCGATCGCTTCATCTGGCTCAATTGGGTTAGTGGGCAACTCCTCAGACACTGAAGCATGGGAGAGGGTTTGGTAAATCGTTTGAGCTACATCGATCGCCTGGGAGGAATAGGAAAGAGCATTAACCAATACTGCAAATGTATCCGTATCTAACCGAGCGATAGTAAATTGAGTCGGTACAGATGAGATCTCAGAACGAGGAGAAAAATGGGAAGAATGGGGAGACAAAAGGGGGCGAGGGGAATGAGCCATCGATCGCTTCAAAGCCTCTTCAATGCGACCGGAGATCGCCACTTGCAACTCATTGCTTAACCGATGCCCCGAATCCGGATTAACGACCTTAGAGCGATCGATATAAATAAAAAATACGGCAAACAAAGGCGGCTGGGATTGTTCGCGAGTACGGGAGAGTACTCCCTCCAAGCGATCCATAAACAGAGCATAATTGGGTAAACCCGTAGCTAGATCGTAAAATGCGGACTCAAATAACTGCTTTTCCTGTTCTACCAACATTGCCTTCATTTTCAAGCGATCTTGAAGTGTTACTAATAACAACGTTAAACCCAACAACACTAAAGGCGAGACAACAGGCAAAAGATAATAAAAATGAAACGCACTATAACAAATACTTAGCCATACTCCCCCCAAACCCAGAACAACAATAACTTGGTTACGGAATGACCAAAATACAACCGTTGCACTCAAACTGATCGCACCCGTGAAATAGAGTAAGTTGATCCAAACTGGATGCAAAAATACTCCTACCTGTTGTAATCCATTATTCGATAAGGCATTACTGACCACCGCCGCATGAACATAAATACCACTGGCTGGAGGGTTAATATCAAACGGCGTTAATACGGGATTAAACCCAGTTACATTCGCGCCGACAATCACAATTTTGTTCCGGAATTCCTCTATCGGCACTCTCCCTTCAATCGCCTCCAACAATTCATATTGGGGCAAATGGTTCACCGATCCGGGCCAATTAATCCATAGGGGTTCAGACCCCTGCTGATTCAGCTCCAGAGGCCGATCCATCACTTCATTAGCTACTGCCACTCCAAGGGCCCGGATGTCGCCCAATTGGGGGAGTACTGTGCGCGTTAAGCCATCAGAATCTTGACGACTCACCACATGGCCCATGACTACAGCCTCGGCTGCCAATTCTGGAACTGGATCTTTTTGATTCCCTTGCTTATCCCAAGACACTGGCAGTGCCACGGGAACTTGACGCATCGCTTGAGCCAACTGTAGATCGTCGGGGGAGCGATCGTGCATTAAAATATCCAACACGACCATCTGGGGTTGACTGGGGGCTAAACGCTCTAAAAGGGTGGCATAAATTTGCCGGGGACTATCAGAGTTTTGCCGATTTTTTAGTGTCGTTTCATCAATACCCACGATGACCACTTGGCTATGCCAAGATTCTTCTCCCCGTAACTGAAACAAACCTCGATAGGCTAATTGTTCGAGTTGCTTGACCAGACCGATACCCTCTAGTCCCATTAAGACCAGTGCCGCAAAAGCACCTCCAATCCAGCGTTGCCATCCTGGAGTTGAAGTCAAGGGGTTGATCGGGTGGTTTTGACGGTTCAGCATTTTTGGCTCAATTGAGAGGGGTTGATAACACCGTTTGACCCTGGAGGTGAGTGGTCATCCTCCCAAAAGTCTGTGGGCAACTTTTAGAGGCAGGCAAGTGTGTCCGGAAAACAATCAAGAGATAGAAAAGGCATCTTTCAAACAACACCTTTGTACCCAAAGTCAGCCATGG
This sequence is a window from Roseofilum reptotaenium CS-1145. Protein-coding genes within it:
- the cobS gene encoding adenosylcobinamide-GDP ribazoletransferase, with product MIWIWRIGGAIAFYTSIPIPRSWPLEFSGIARFATLVGMLIGTILGVMNWCLWSVGMPNFTRSSVIIALWVAITGGLHLDGAMDTADGLSVMDRDRRLEVMSDSVTGAFGAISAILILLLKTAAMSSLDPQHLWMAIAIPAWGRAGQLWAIWRYPYLKPTGKGAFHKAAIQSYKDVLPSLILLIALSGVQAALNPQQSIEILSLTLGWAAIAGGSAWWFNHQLGGHTGDTYGAVVEWTEAWSLVWAILIGNG
- a CDS encoding DUF3769 domain-containing protein; the protein is MPYPVPPELPPVVHTIPHQSISATEPTEGIDWVAPAPMAIVESPVLLPPTPLKQEVQQEQVFLEKRNVPQADRKEGSSGLDKSEQCCTLETVYSPEPISAPEGAVVQPEQLSWVGGETLSPISPPELSSPEDERLVASTEASALGGRLSVSWEEKVAPVADAYGVSDLSLEPTVEPELPLIERHSPWQTTPVSEAIEEALSEKREAIAQTPALDALPASEISPLNDDRPSRSTDEPESSSETSIPIESAEPEEVEIPIAPPGQDAVIELTADRQEFDDERQIFTAEGNVEMLLDDAILRSDKLQVNLINRLALAVGNVSLVSGEQILLGSRFLYNFVQGTGTIQEARGVVYIPTAGTDFDFTDDNPDSQLLPPGERILLDQPPTDVTDAGGVIINVGGGGSAATTSVQQGGQVRRVRFEAEQLDFTPEGWQATNIRFTNDPFSPPELEVRADRAQLTRISPLEDEVLMTRPRLVFDQRVGVPLLRDRLILSREERDPAIATLGFDNRDRGGLFIERSFEVIETRRFSLRLAPQFLVQRALGFSSDNRDADSVSEEELQTDSFWSWIGLRASLDARLTPQTTFQANVNLAGFNNTGDTARANVQLQHRIANHTLSAEYTYRNRFYNGSLGFQTVDRSVGVVFASPILYIADTGIAVNYQASFQNIYAPTDRLDLLDPSDLSDDRVSLNRTQMSATVRRPFSLWKGEPLPPTPTEGLKYTPKPVVPYVQFLAGLTGTAGFYSNGESQSYLQGLMGFQGQFGHFSRSWLDYTGFSILYSQFIPTGESPFQFDRVADVRVLQLELNQQLYGPIRIAARAGFNLDTGNTISTDYMVEYSRRTYGLTFRYNPDLGLAALGFRLGDFNWSGVSQSFSSPNIRQATPTVIQSF
- the mnmE gene encoding tRNA uridine-5-carboxymethylaminomethyl(34) synthesis GTPase MnmE, coding for MNHPPERETIAAIATAIVPQTGSVGIVRLSGSQALEMAQLLFDAPGNQPWKSHRILYGYICDPQTGSTVDEALLMIMKAPRSYTREDVVEFHCHGGIMVVQQVLTLCLEQGARLAQPGEFTLRAFLNGRIDLTQAESISDLVGARSPQAAELALAGIQGKLASPIRQLRKTCVDLLAEIEARIDFEDDLPPLDESYIIRAINQVLDQLTDILATANQGELLRSGLKVTIVGRPNVGKSSLLNAWSQSDRAIVTDLPGTTRDIVETQLVVRGIPIQVLDTAGIRETGDRVEKIGVERSRQATQKADLILFTLDAAAGWTAEDRAIYEQLPPEKTILILNKIDLVGDLPPGLPVDIVAIVKTAAAHKQGIEDLEEAIITAVNGGNLQAANLDIAINQRQTSALTRAKVSLEQVEATIAEQLPLDFWTIDLRGAIQALGEVTGEEVTESVLDQIFSRFCIGK
- a CDS encoding EAL domain-containing protein, with the protein product MLNRQNHPINPLTSTPGWQRWIGGAFAALVLMGLEGIGLVKQLEQLAYRGLFQLRGEESWHSQVVIVGIDETTLKNRQNSDSPRQIYATLLERLAPSQPQMVVLDILMHDRSPDDLQLAQAMRQVPVALPVSWDKQGNQKDPVPELAAEAVVMGHVVSRQDSDGLTRTVLPQLGDIRALGVAVANEVMDRPLELNQQGSEPLWINWPGSVNHLPQYELLEAIEGRVPIEEFRNKIVIVGANVTGFNPVLTPFDINPPASGIYVHAAVVSNALSNNGLQQVGVFLHPVWINLLYFTGAISLSATVVFWSFRNQVIVVLGLGGVWLSICYSAFHFYYLLPVVSPLVLLGLTLLLVTLQDRLKMKAMLVEQEKQLFESAFYDLATGLPNYALFMDRLEGVLSRTREQSQPPLFAVFFIYIDRSKVVNPDSGHRLSNELQVAISGRIEEALKRSMAHSPRPLLSPHSSHFSPRSEISSVPTQFTIARLDTDTFAVLVNALSYSSQAIDVAQTIYQTLSHASVSEELPTNPIEPDEAIGLLEENLSAMTAFIGIALSAVHSDFEQVSVNIYSQAESMLRDAEIAMYQAKVKEGNHYAIFDQNLHHAEIQRLELELDLRRAINRARRQQENWSGSINNSNCSPAHFSYASEQWGSELEAQSDFRLYYQPIVCFSTGRISGFEALVRWYHPTRGMVSPVDFIPLAEETGLILALGDWILKAACYQLREWQNKFPHGLDVTMVVNLSSLQLHNPQLVSQIQTLLDEMDLDHRYLKLEITESGLMENEDIALDLLKTLREAGIQLSIDDFGTGYSSLARLHNLPVNTLKIDKSFLERTALDHESWEIIETIIILAHKLGLTVVAEGIETGDQFELLQRLSCDYGQGYWLSRPIDASGATALLAKNPQW